A single Rhopalosiphum padi isolate XX-2018 chromosome 4, ASM2088224v1, whole genome shotgun sequence DNA region contains:
- the LOC132928610 gene encoding follicle cell protein 3C-1-like isoform X2 codes for MTMTTTTAMVSFAILLGSTSLCFADQSDAGGVQRSAMPGQKLNEMMNHAPAVKPVPFLGSSSGAQSQPSSTAKTPCICGVFLSSQITKVGNKQPTGYAALLHEQDESAPCNALGVKTCINKCLEIIAKHLPNSQAIICGSVDRDVYKERAHLFVKNCNDSWINTLLSAGKEFCCKDGQHYKCPVK; via the exons atgacgatgacgacgactacGGCGATGGTGTCGTTCGCAATTTTGCTCGGGTCAACCTCACTGTG TTTCGCCGATCAATCCGACGCCGGGGGTGTACAAAGATCGGCGATGCCGGGCCAAAAGCTAAACGAAATGATGAACCACGCGCCGGCGGTAAAACCAGTACCGTTTCTCGGGTCGTCGAGCGGCGCGCAATCGCAGCCCTCGTCGACCGCAAAGACGCCGTGCATTTGTGGTGTGTTTTTGAGTAGCCAAATCACCAAGGTCGGTAACAAACAGCCAACCGGATATGCGGCTTTATTGCACGAACAGGATGAATCAGCCCCGTGTAACGCTTTGGGTGTGAAGACTTGCATCAACAAGTGTTTGGAAATT ATCGCCAAACACTTGCCAAACAGTCAGGCAATCATCTGCGGTTCGGTCGATCGTGACGTGTACAAGGAGCGG GCGCATCTGTTCGTGAAAAACTGCAACGACTCGTGGATTAACACCCTTTTATCCGCCGGCAAAGAGTTCTGTTGCAAGGACGGACAGCATTACAAATGtcctgtaaaataa
- the LOC132929999 gene encoding transmembrane protein 60, which yields MALTQRALTTWASMVIFLVLLTIQLQTKQKQSWYLIFMPIWLDDALTALFIICSCVHSNSCQAMTEMPVFCGSRRCIIFIICLMKIIAQLTLCYKLENQNPQFPIYYVFLPIWTLIVYLIIIVIPPLVRHYKD from the coding sequence atggcTTTGACTCAACGTGCACTGACCACATGGGCTTCAATGGTGATTTTCTTGGTGTTGCTCACCATACAACTACAGACCAAACAAAAACAGAGTTGGTATCTGATATTCATGCCGATTTGGTTGGACGACGCGCTCACGGCACTGTTCATAATATGCTCTTGTGTGCACAGCAATTCTTGTCAAGCGATGACCGAAATGCCTGTGTTTTGCGGCAGTCGCAGgtgcataatatttatcatatgcCTGATGAAGATCATCGCCCAACTCACCCTTTGCTATAAGCTGGAAAACCAAAATCCCCAGTTTCCAATATACTACGTGTTTTTGCCCATCTGGACGCTCATTGTTTACCTAATAATCATCGTGATACCGCCTCTCGTTAGACATTACAAAGACTAA
- the LOC132928614 gene encoding 3-hydroxybutyryl-CoA dehydratase-like, translating to MLARLSRRLQSTKALTVGDRVVISKRVDKTDIDDFARLSGDTNPIHSGDRPLVHGIYLAGLVSGVIGTKLPGNGTVVVSKSLRFPNKCYAGDLVKIEVEIQTIRKLVRCGFWCSVGDKVVMEGTADVINKHVTKNQTCNNKM from the coding sequence ATGCTTGCACGATTAAGTAGACGATTGCAGTCTACCAAAGCGCTTACGGTAGGCGATCGTGTAGTGATATCGAAACGAGTCGATAAAACGGATATCGACGATTTTGCTCGCCTGAGTGGTGACACTAATCCCATACATTCTGGCGATCGTCCGTTAGTGCACGGCATTTATTTGGCGGGTCTAGTGTCTGGGGTAATTGGCACTAAGTTACCCGGTAATGGCACGGTTGTCGTGTCCAAGAGTTTAAGGTTCCCAAACAAGTGTTATGCCGGCGACTTAGTCAAAATCGAAGTTGAAATACAAACCATAAGAAAGCTTGTGAGGTGTGGATTTTGGTGCAGTGTCGGAGACAAAGTAGTCATGGAAGGCACAGCTGACGTTATCAATAAACATGTTACTAAAAATCAgacgtgtaataataaaatgtaa
- the LOC132928612 gene encoding uncharacterized protein LOC132928612: MYRLFLVLFWCCGLLGYASSDETTTSVYEHCGNLQVQENIQIKLITGTWYVIEVLQHKTNEKMYHGEKFEVPTCPSVFLTLAGSDTDLKLYWNEDMGDVEYLFKIKDRSSPGFWLSSGSQNGTLVQVTSYDQFAGMVYVRKAISNHMVLTFCSPNTQLYSVVLARDKTLDPKDLKSIVNHMHLQKLPITQTKRTCRSSASAARATAWMTTAFCLAYLMWYQRVHK; encoded by the exons ATGTACCGTCTGTTTTTGGTACTGTTTTGGTGTTGCGGTTTGTTGGGCTACGCGTCCTCGGATGAAACAACCACTTCGGTGTACGAACACTGCGGAAATCTGCAGGTTCAggaaaatattcaaatcaaattG ataacTGGTACATGGTACGTAATTGAAGTTCTACAAcacaaaacaaatgaaaaaatgtatcatgGAGAGAAATTTGAAGTACCCACGTGTCCTTCTGTTTTCTTAACGCTTGCGGGTTCTGATACAGATCTGAAATTGTACTGGAATGAAGATATGGGTGACGTTGAATATCTGTTCAAAATTAAAGACAGATCATCTCCCGGATTCTGGTTGTCATCCGGATCTCAAAACG GCACCCTAGTGCAGGTGACCAGCTACGATCAGTTCGCGGGCATGGTGTACGTGCGGAAGGCGATCAGCAATCACATGGTGTTGACGTTCTGCTCGCCGAACACGCAGTTGTACAGCGTGGTGCTGGCCAGGGACAAGACGCTTGATCCCAAGGACCTGAAGAGCATCGTGAACCACATGCACCTGCAAAAGTTGCCCATCACGCAGACGAAACGTACGTGTCGCAGCTCTGCGTCCGCGGCCCGAGCCACCGCTTGGATGACCACCGCGTTCTGCTTGGCGTACCTGATGTGGTACCAGCGTGTCCACAAATAG
- the LOC132928610 gene encoding follicle cell protein 3C-1-like isoform X4 gives MPGQKLNEMMNHAPAVKPVPFLGSSSGAQSQPSSTAKTPCICGVFLSSQITKVGNKQPTGYAALLHEQDESAPCNALGVKTCINKCLEIIAKHLPNSQAIICGSVDRDVYKERAHLFVKNCNDSWINTLLSAGKEFCCKDGQHYKCPVK, from the exons ATGCCGGGCCAAAAGCTAAACGAAATGATGAACCACGCGCCGGCGGTAAAACCAGTACCGTTTCTCGGGTCGTCGAGCGGCGCGCAATCGCAGCCCTCGTCGACCGCAAAGACGCCGTGCATTTGTGGTGTGTTTTTGAGTAGCCAAATCACCAAGGTCGGTAACAAACAGCCAACCGGATATGCGGCTTTATTGCACGAACAGGATGAATCAGCCCCGTGTAACGCTTTGGGTGTGAAGACTTGCATCAACAAGTGTTTGGAAATT ATCGCCAAACACTTGCCAAACAGTCAGGCAATCATCTGCGGTTCGGTCGATCGTGACGTGTACAAGGAGCGG GCGCATCTGTTCGTGAAAAACTGCAACGACTCGTGGATTAACACCCTTTTATCCGCCGGCAAAGAGTTCTGTTGCAAGGACGGACAGCATTACAAATGtcctgtaaaataa